A DNA window from Arachis hypogaea cultivar Tifrunner chromosome 18, arahy.Tifrunner.gnm2.J5K5, whole genome shotgun sequence contains the following coding sequences:
- the LOC112769699 gene encoding pentatricopeptide repeat-containing protein At2g13600-like has protein sequence MAKQNLRQAIDFLYSRSLATSDSYTRHVLHRVRANDFVQAKILQSHIQLHLFQPKDSFIHNQLLHLFAKCGKLSYARDLFDNMTHRDVYSWNALLFAYAKLGLVEDLCTVFDQMPFRDSVSYNTLIAYFATNGHSGKALKILVRMQEDGFQPTQYSYVNALQACSKLLDLKLGKQIHRRVVISGCRDNTFVWNAITGVYVQCGDIHRARWFFDQMTHKDAVSWNLMISGYVKLGNHDECIRLFNKMKLFGLKPDQVTTSIVINAYFQCGHVDDARRMFSEIPKKDEICWTTMIVGYAQNGREEDAMMLFGNILRGDVRPDSYTISSVGSSCAKLASLCYGQVVLGKVIVMGVDHRMLVSSAPVDMYCKCGVSLDAWNIFGTMPI, from the coding sequence ATGGCTAAACAAAATCTTAGGCAAGCTATTGATTTTTTGTATTCTCGCAGCCTTGCTACTTCCGATTCCTATACGCGCCATGTCCTTCACCGCGTTCGAGCAAATGACTTTGTTCAAGCCAAGATATTGCAGTCTCACATACAACTTCACCTTTTCCAACCCAAAGACTCCTTCATCCATAACCAGCTTCTCCATTTGTTTGCCAAATGCGGCAAACTCTCCTATGCACGAGACCTGTTTGATAATATGACCCACAGAGATGTTTATTCTTGGAATGCATTGCTTTTTGCTTATGCTAAGTTGGGTTTGGTTGAGGATTTGTGCACTGTCTTTGATCAAATGCCTTTTCGTGATTCTGTTTCTTATAACACCTTGATTGCTTATTTTGCAACTAATGGGCATTCAGGCAAGGCATTGAAGATTTTAGTGAGGATGCAAGAAGATGGGTTTCAACCCACCCAGTACTCCTATGTGAATGCATTGCAAGCATGTTCTAAGCTATTGGATTTGAAGCTTGGTAAGCAGATTCACAGGAGAGTTGTTATTAGTGGTTGTAGGGATAACACTTTTGTATGGAATGCTATCACTGGTGTCTATGTGCAGTGTGGTGATATTCATAGGGCACGGTGGTTTTTTGATCAAATGACACATAAAGATGCTGTTTCCTGGAATCTTATGATCTCTGGATATGTCAAATTGGGGAATCATGATGAGTGCATTCGATTGTTTAATAAGATGAAGTTATTCGGTTTGAAACCTGACCAAGTTACAACATCAATTGTTATCAATGCTTACTTTCAGTGTGGACATGTGGATGATGCAAGGAGGATGTTCAGTGAAATACCTAAGAAGGATGAGATTTGTTGGACAACAATGATAGTTGGTTATGCACAGAATGGAAGAGAAGAGGATGCAATGATGTTGTTTGGCAACATACTACGTGGAGACGTTAGACCTGACAGTTACACCATTTCAAGTGTGGGCAGCTCCTGTGCCAAGCTAGCTTCTTTGTGTTATGGTCAGGTTGTCCTTGGAAAAGTAATAGTAATGGGTGTTGATCATAGAATGCTTGTGTCAAGTGCTCCTGTTGATATGTACTGCAAGTGTGGAGTTTCTTTGGATGCTTGGAACATTTTTGGGACAATGCCTATTTGA
- the LOC112771150 gene encoding pentatricopeptide repeat-containing protein At2g01510, mitochondrial: MPLGSHSRSHPPKCQHLKASRIFERLGIALSSSMAKQNLRQAIDFLYSRGLATSDSYTRHVLHCVRANDFVQAKRLQSHMQLHLFQPKDSFIHNQLLHLFAKCGKLSYARDLFDNMTHRDVYSWNALLSAYAKLGLVEDLCTVFDQMPVRDSVSYNTLIACFATNGHSGKALKILVRMQEDGFQLTQYSYVNALQACSMLLDLKLGKQIHGRVVISGCGDNTFVWNAITGVYAKCGDIHRARWFFDRMTHKNVVSWNLMISGYVKLGNHDECIRLFNKMKLLGLKPDQVTASIVINAYFQCGHVDDARKMFSEIPKKDEICWTTMIVGYAQNGREEDALMLFGDMLRRDVRPDSYTISSVVSSCAKLASLCHGQVVHGKVIVMGVDHSMLVSSALVDMYCKCGVTLDAWNIFGTMHFRNVITWNSMIHGYAQNGQPHEALALYERMLQENIKPDSISFVGVLSACINADMVAKGHEYFNSISEHGMTPTLDHYACMVTLIGRSSSVDKAVDLIKCMPNEPDYLIWSTLLSICAKKGDIKNAELAAGHLFKLDPHNAGPYIMLSNLYAACGRWEKVGDVRSLMNKNNAKKFAAYSLVEVGIEVHKFVSEDRNHPAVKQIYDELNKLISILQQIGYNPDTNIVLHNVGQEEKFKSISYHSEKLALAFALIRRPNGIAPIRIIKNIRVCNDCHMFMKFASVHIERTIILRDSNKFHHFSGGKCSCKDHW, translated from the coding sequence ATGCCACTTGGGAGCCATTCAAGGAGTCACCCCCCAAAATGTCAACATCTTAAAGCTAGTCGTATTTTTGAAAGGTTGGGCATTGCACTTTCTTCTTCAATGGCTAAACAAAATCTTAGACAAGCTATTGATTTTTTGTATTCTCGCGGCCTTGCTACTTCTGATTCCTATACGCGCCATGTCCTTCACTGCGTTCGAGCAAATGACTTTGTTCAAGCCAAGAGATTGCAGTCTCACATGCAACTTCACCTTTTCCAACCCAAAGACTCCTTCATCCACAACCAGCTTCTCCATTTGTTTGCCAAATGCGGCAAACTCTCCTATGCACGAGACCTGTTTGATAATATGACCCACAGAGATGTTTATTCTTGGAATGCCTTGCTTTCTGCTTATGCTAAGTTGGGTTTGGTTGAGGATTTGTGCACTGTCTTTGATCAAATGCCTGTTCGTGATTCCGTTTCTTATAACACCTTGATTGCTTGTTTTGCAACTAATGGGCATTCAGGCAAGGCATTGAAGATTTTAGTGAGGATGCAAGAAGATGGGTTTCAGCTCACCCAGTACTCCTATGTGAATGCATTGCAAGCATGTTCTATGCTCTTGGATTTGAAGCTTGGTAAGCAGATTCACGGGAGAGTTGTTATTAGTGGTTGTGGGGATAACACTTTTGTATGGAATGCTATCACTGGTGTCTATGCGAAGTGTGGTGATATTCATAGGGCACGGTGGTTTTTTGATCGAATGACACATAAAAATGTTGTTTCCTGGAATCTTATGATCTCTGGATATGTCAAATTGGGAAATCATGATGAGTGCATTCGATTGTTTAATAAGATGAAGTTATTGGGTTTGAAACCTGACCAAGTTACAGCATCAATTGTTATCAATGCTTACTTTCAGTGTGGACATGTGGATGATGCAAGGAAGATGTTCAGTGAAATACCTAAAAAGGATGAGATTTGTTGGACAACAATGATAGTTGGTTATGCACAGAATGGAAGAGAAGAGGATGCATTGATGTTGTTTGGCGACATGCTCCGTAGAGACGTTAGACCTGACAGTTACACCATTTCAAGTGTGGTCAGCTCCTGCGCCAAGCTAGCTTCTTTGTGTCATGGTCAGGTTGTCCATGGAAAAGTAATAGTAATGGGTGTTGATCATAGCATGCTTGTGTCAAGTGCTCTTGTTGATATGTACTGCAAGTGTGGAGTTACTTTGGATGCTTGGAACATTTTTGGGACAATGCATTTTCGAAATGTGATTACTTGGAATTCTATGATCCATGGTTATGCACAAAATGGTCAACCACATGAAGCGTTGGCTCTTTATGAAAGGATGCTTCAGGAAAATATCAAACCTGATAGCATTAGTTTTGTGGGTGTATTATCTGCTTGTATTAATGCTGACATGGTCGCAAAAGGACATgaatattttaattcaataagTGAACATGGGATGACACCAACATTGGATCACTATGCGTGTATGGTCACTCTCATTGGTCGCTCTAGCAGTGTTGATAAAGCTGTGGATTTGATCAAATGCATGCCTAATGAACCAGATTACCTCATTTGGTCCACCTTACTCTCTATTTGTGCAAAGAAGGGTGACATCAAGAATGCAGAATTGGCAGCTGGTCATCTCTTCAAGTTGGATCCACATAATGCAGGACCTTATATTATGCTTTCCAACTTATACGCTGCTTGCGGGAGATGGGAAAAAGTAGGTGATGTACGATCTCTCATgaataaaaacaatgcaaaaaagttTGCTGCTTATAGTTTGGTTGAAGTTGGGATTGAAGTCCATAAATTTGTTTCAGAAGATCGTAATCATCCAGCAGTGAAACAAATCTATGATGAATTGAACAAATTGATTTCAATATTGCAACAAATTGGGTATAATCCAGATACAAACATTGTTCTGCATAATGTGGGACAGGAAGAAAAATTTAAATCCATCTCATACCACAGTGAGAAACTAGCTCTTGCTTTTGCTTTAATCAGAAGGCCCAATGGAATTGCACCTATCAGGATCATAAAGAATATACGTGTCTGTAATGACTGCCATATGTTTATGAAATTTGCATCAGTCCATATTGAAAGGACAATCATTCTGAGAGATTCAAATAAATTCCACCATTTCTCTGGTGGGAAGTGCTCTTGCAAGGACCATTGGTAA